TTGATTGACCGTTACATTTGCAGCGCCGTTCATCAACAATTCAAATTACGAGTGACAGCAAAACTAGATACAACAATTTAGGAGCTTTGGTCAACTAGCTCAGAGTGCGCGATGGACCTTAAAAAGGTGATTATGAACGAGATGGgattcattttcatttgtgtaaaaaaaaaaaaaaaacagatcagtCTTTCCTGAACTAAACTGTGCCACTTGGGTGTCAAGTTATGTTTCCAACTCAGTGGTTCTTAGAACAAAGTAAAAATTTGGGCTGGGTGCTTAATCAGCACAAAAGTTGGAACACACTAACTAAAGAACCTCAGCCCAGGTGATTCACTTTGCCCACAGAGTGGCAGACTACTGCGTCTGACACTGCACGCCACCTCTGGGAGCCTCCTCGTCTTCGTCGTAAGCTTCTCTGCTGTAGTTCCGCTGCTGCGTTCGCTCGTCCACCTCGCAGAGCTCAACCTCCTCCGTGTCGTCGGTGATCAACACGTCCTCCCTGGGGGGAAGCAGCCTTTCCAGCTGGAACATCAGATGTTCCGGGAGCCAGTGTTTTTCAGGAAACTCCACCTGTGCAGTAGATGTAAGTAcacaatgttttaaaataataaccACGATTCAAATTGTAAGTAAGAGCATTCCTTGACATCGGGTAATGGTTGCTTGTATTTAAAATAACTTTGAAGTTGGGTCACAGGTTcttcatcaaaacaaacaaaaaaacccatTTGTTTGTTCTTACAATCTTACCTGGAACTGGATGAAGAGTTGTCCCTTCTCGTAAGGGCTCCTGTACACTGGCATTCCTTCGTTTTGGATCACCTTTGTGTCGTTGTTCTTTATAACTTCACCTTCAATCGGGCAAACGGAAACACTTAATGGCCACCGTCACGGTCCACACGTGTAGCGCTTACCTGGTTGCGAGGTGATGACGAGCGTTCGGTCGTCCAGGGTGTTGATGGCCTTCTTGAAGCCGCACAAGGCCTCCACCAGTTTGATGCTCATGGTCATGGTGAGGTTATCGTCGCTTCGTTTGAAAAGGCTATGCTCCTTCTGGTCCAGCACGATGATGACGTCACCGGGCTCCAGGTCAGGCTCCTGGTCTCCTTCGCCGTGAAATGTGATCTTCTGACCGTCTCTCATGCCTGCGGTAAAAACATCATCCGCTTGTTTCTCAACAAATCATGGAAGAAGACAGACCGCTTGCTCGAATGCAATATGTAGTGTACCTTTGTCAATGTGAACTTCCAGGATTTTCTTCTTACGCTCCACTTTGTGCCCATTGCAATTCTTGCAGCGGTCCTTTGAGCTGAACGATTCGCCCTGCCCGTGACAATCTCCGCACATGCTCTGAATCTGCTGAATCATGCCCGGTCCTATCTGCTGCACCTTGATCTGCACTCCTCTTCCTTTACAGCTGGAGCATTTCTCCAAGGTACCTTTCTTCCCACCATAACCTGAATGCAAAGAAAATAGACATGGGGAGAAATGGAAATACAGAAGGACGTATTCCAAGAGGACTGCGTACCTTCGCACTTTTCACATATGACGTTCTTCTGGAGTGCCAGCTTCCTCGTGCAGCCATTGTACATGTCCTCCAGGGAAACGCTTAACTGGTGGACAATGTTCTTCCCTACAAAGTCATCAGTTTGAGTTGACATTTGGAGGTCAGTTTCTTTTTAAGACCTCTtacctctcctctctctctgcaTCCTTCCCCCGCCCCCAAAGAACATGTTGAAAATGTCCATGGGGGACGACGCTCCGCCCATACCGCCTTCTTTAATTGCTTGCTCGCCGCCTTGGTCGTAGAGATCTCTCTTTTTGGAATCCGAAAGCACATCATATGCTTGCGATATAAGCTTGAACTgccgaccaaaaaaaaaaaatttttttagccAATCCCAACATTTGAATGTCGCCTCACTTCATGCTTCAAGCCTCTGACCAAAGCCACACCCATCACTACCGTGCACGAATACTGAACAAACATTGACTGTGTAAAACAAACTCATCTTAGCCACTGTGCCAACATTGTCTTATTTATGACAGATGGCTGCATAACACTATATTTTACCGATTTGGCAACGTGTGTTTTGGAACGTACAatcgcaatttaaaaaaaaaaatccaaaaaggcTGACTTACTGCATTCCTGACAAGTGATCAATAACACTCCTTGTGTTTCTGCATTCTTTCATAGGCTATTGTCACATCacaaatatattaatataaatTATCTAATATAAACCACTGGTTAAGATGAGATATGGAACATTTTTGAGGGGTTCTATTATCCACATCTGGGCTTGGTCCCGAATGACTTTCTCAAATTGCATAACCTCTTGTCATTGCATCACGTGTTATTCCAAACTAGATCATAGAGCTAACAGGTCTGTCCATACGGTACCAACAAAGAGAAGCTACCAGATCATTCCATAGGGTGTAAAATTAGAAGGGGCCATTCCCAACAAGTCGTAAATGGCCACAGAGATTATCCAAAAGTCTATATTTAGCTTCAGCTCACCTTCTCGCCCTCATTGGGGTTCTTGTCCGGGTGATATTTTAACGCCAGTTTTctgtaagcttttttaatttcctCCGCAGACGCTTTGGGTCCAACACCAAGGAGATCGTAGTAGCCAGTTTCGCGAACCATTATGACAGCCTTCAAgaaattggtaaaaaaaaataatgtcagcAACAAAATGAGCTCTAAGTGGTCGCCATGCTGACCAGTCAACACAGTTGACGCTAGCAACCAACCCGTTTGAGAACATAAAGCGCTTTAACACAAACAAACGAAAAGGAACATACACCACATTAATAACAGGACGCCGCACGGTTATTACATAGCATAATAACAAAATTGATAGATTGGACCTTGTCGTACTCTGTTAATCTCTAAAAGCAATTCGGTGCTTATAAATTATCACGTGCGTTAGCCCGTACTGTGTATGACACTGTGCTAACAGAAAATGCGACGTAATAACTTCGAGAAATAGCTGTAAAGCGTTTAACATCGCTAGTCCAACTTACTTGTGGTATTATTGTCTCCTACGAAATGACTGTGGTGTCAGTCTGAAGTGAAAACGGTTTCTAGAAGATGGCTGGTTCTTATAACGGCTCTTCAGCGTGGAACTTTCTGGAGAGATCGAGCTGAATGGGCCGGATGCTGTCGAATACGGAAGCACAGAAGGGGCAAAAAAATCGAAATCATccatggatatttttttttttttttttaggtacaaGCAAGACAACATCACACTCGAGTTTCAAAAAAATTTCCACTCAATCTTTGTTTTTGGGAGGCAACTAAGTATATCGTTACTCAAAATACTTTATAGTTTTCTGGACTTGATTTATGGGCTATTCTTGTCATTTCAGACAAAAATGCAATTGATGTATAAGTGAAAGATGTGTAAAAATCAGACAAATGATTGATGAATAAAACCAAAATCAGCTCAAATAGTTGAATGGGATGCAGAAATGATTTTTAATCATCATCCAGCGACGGTCAATTAATTATGACGCTGTAGCAGGCACCCGTTGATGACGTAACGCTCCTACCGCGTCTCACAGCAAACATTTCAGCTATGAGAGCGAAGCgttcatagttttttttttttttttttagtttttaaacTATTTAAAGTGACTGAATTGGGGGGGAAAGTAATTGCTACCAAGGAGGAAACACGAGCAACCTCATGACAACCTTTTTTTGACAGTTGACGTGGAGCGGCTAATGCTAACGCAAACACCGCGTCTTCAACAAAGCTCCTTTGGCAACGAAAAGTCACCGTAAGTTGGTTTTTTATGTTTGTCGTTGTTAACTCTGCTAATATATCTGGTCGTTAATGTTACGTTGTATTGTTTATTAGTAAAGCCACCACATAGGGTGCTGCTAGTTCGTTTTCCAAATACTTTCACTGCAGAGCTTCTCTTGTTGAAAGCTTACATTGACTGTACATGATGTTGCTTGAGTTGTCCTCTTTGCAGCAATAAAATAGTTGTTAAAAATAAAGGACACTTTTTATCTTCTTGTTCAGATCTTTACTTCAATCAAATTACATACAAACATATCGATAAGAGTTGATAAATATCGGCATCGATAAGGAGTATCAATATCGACATCGATTAAATCCTAACGATATGCATCCCTAAATATAATACATTCAGAATAtgcaggaaaaaataaataaattaagatTTCCATATGACCTAAAGTCAATCTTATATAATAATGATTAATTTTCACATTAAGAAAAATAACTTGTGACTTTAAGTATAGTAGTATATCTATATGATATAAACCACAGCAGTTATACACACGccaatatcatcatcatcatacttGGTCTCCTTCATACTCCTCTTAAGCGCAATAAAATACATACTGAGTACAAAGTATTTGTAACTGAAGAAACTGTTAGCTGCAAATAAAGAAGACACCCAGGATTACGAATCCTGAGACCGTTTTAATTGGGTTTTGGTTTCAAATGGGAGCATAAAGAGGCACACTAAATTCGTTCCTTTACAGATCTCGCACTCGTTGACATATGGCCTCTGTGAATTCGGAGCACTTTGACTTCCCTCCGAGGTCTCCGGTGAGCACCTAGAACAAAGCCAAGAAAGGCACGTTACAAGCCGACACAATGACAAACCTGCGCGCTAGGACGACGCTTACCTTTTTGTCCCGAATGGTGTCGTAACAGGCGGTCTCGATCTTCTTTGCGTGGTCGTGCAGGCCCATGTGGCGCAGCATCATAACCGCGCTTAGCAGCAAAGCGGTGGGGTTGGCCATGTCCTTTCCTGCTATATCGGGGGCCGTTCCATGAACCTGaataaatcattaaaaatgaaCTCATCAAAGTcgcatttaaaacaaacaaataagtaGAACGCAAGTCAACCTACAGACTCAAAAATGGCAACACCATTGGCGCCAATGTTTCCACTAGGGGTCACTCCGAGTCCTCCAATAAGTCCAGCACAAAGATCACTGAAGGTAAACAGTAATACATCACATTAAgcaatttaatatatatattgtagAGTGACACATTAGTAATTGTTTATCTTATTACCTCAGGATGTCGCCATACAAATTTGGCATCACCAGAATGTCAAACTGTGTAGGGTCCTGCACCATCTGTAAATTGGGTATAAACAATCAATGTGGTGggtcaaaaagaaaagaaaaataccaTTTTGAGAGGACTTACGTTGAGGCACACGGTATCCAAGTACATCTCAGTAAATTTAATATCCTTATTCCTTTCAGCGGCCTCTCTGCACTTTCGGAGGAAGAGCCCATCCGACATGCGCCTGGTATTATAAGAGAGTACAAGTCGATTAAGAAAACGAGCTATGCAAATTAAACCTACAGTCATTTGCATCTTACATGATGTTAGCCTTATGAACCGCAGTGACACTGGTCCTGTTATTGTTTCTCGCATATTCAAACGCGTACTCGGCAATGCGTTGGCTGGCTTGCTCCGTGATGAGTTTAATACTCTGCACAACTCCTTCGACAATCTGCAAGTAGGCGTATACACACGGCGTctttaaaataaacaacaaacatGAAGACGGTGTCAGTCGGACAAAGTGAATCATGTCGAAGCTATTCACCACATGTTCAATCCCACTGTATTCCCCCTCTGTGTTCTCTCGGATGGTGACGAGGTTCACATCGGTGTAGGGCGTCTTGTAGCCGTCGATGGAAACACAAGGGCGCACGTTGgagtagaggtcaaaggttttcctcAAGAGAAGATTCATCGAGGGATGACCCGCAGCAATTGGCGTCTTCAAAGGACCTGGTGACGAAAATGATTTGGCCTGATTCGGACCTGAAGCTATCTGATGCCAGTGTAAATTCTGACTAATTGATTGGATTTTAGATATCAGGTTATCATAATGAATGTTATTTTACCCTTCAGACCCATTTTGTTCCTATCCATCGATTCTTTAGCATCTGGAGGAATCACCCATTTCCCCCCAGGACCTTTAATGGCTGTAACGTTCCTCTCCTCCCACTGAATAGGGGCCTGTAAGAAAACACATTATATATCGGAATAATCATAGGACTTTTAGATTGTTACTTTTAATCAGGCGATTCTTCAGGACTAACCTGAGCTGCGTCAAATATCTTCATGACAGCAGCGGAGATTTCTGGTCCGATTCCATCACCGGGGATCAAAGTCACCGTTTGCATCTGAAATGCAGGTCGAAAAGAAAGTTTGACAGATTGCAACATTCAAATACTGCCATCCTACAGGGGAGTGCCATACGTACCCCACGGGAGAATGTCTTGCTCTCTTTTCTCAAGGCTCCTGCCACATGCTGGGCCTGTCGAGCAAAACATACATGTATAAATATTCAAATTCCACTCGGTGTCAGAGGTAATCCCTAAAAATTGTGTGTATTATTGTGCTTCTTATAACAACAAATGCACACGTTCACACGTATCAAAAATACAAAGGGAAATTCCTGCCCACGATTGTGTCAAGAGCTTGAAAATGATATTGACATTCAAATCAAACGGGAAGCTAAGCTAGTCGGTCGATTTCGCCTTCAAATAAGTAATGTTCTGCGTAATACAAAACTAAGATTAACTTACTTCCTTTGCCTTGATTTTATCCTGGCCACTGATCGATAAACTCCATTTTCTGAGTAGCTTAACAATCTGGAAGTGAGGAACATTACATGGACAGTTGGAGCCTCGATGCGGAAGTAATTCGGAAATTAGCCGTCACGTGGTTCTCGGAGTATATGTGACCTTATAATAATGCCAATGACGCAAATTTAAGgtttaaatgtgtttaaaatgtgATTTGGGGTTGCTATAGTAACCCACAGCAAGGGCGTGCCTGACAAAGAGACAAAGTGGCCAGTTAAACGTCTATCCCGAAAATTTGAGACCATGACAACAAATAAAGGACACTAATGTGTAATCGGGGGTTGAAGGTTAATAGACTAATTATTCGATATTTGGGGAATACCCGTACTCACCGCTGACCTCCACGCATTCCCCGCCATGCTTAGCTAGTAGCAAGTAGCCACCAAGGTCGCTGCGTCGCAGAAGAAGCGCAGACAAAATGGTCAAGTTGCGACTCCGAGAGGATAGCAGTTTTGAtttacttttcaaaataaaatctgacACCTTTACAGGTGCAGTCGCAACAATTAGTCACGAAGTCAAAGTACGTGTTATTTCATCTACGTCTATA
The window above is part of the Syngnathus typhle isolate RoL2023-S1 ecotype Sweden linkage group LG7, RoL_Styp_1.0, whole genome shotgun sequence genome. Proteins encoded here:
- the dnaja gene encoding dnaJ homolog subfamily A member 4; translation: MVRETGYYDLLGVGPKASAEEIKKAYRKLALKYHPDKNPNEGEKFKLISQAYDVLSDSKKRDLYDQGGEQAIKEGGMGGASSPMDIFNMFFGGGGRMQRERRGKNIVHQLSVSLEDMYNGCTRKLALQKNVICEKCEGYGGKKGTLEKCSSCKGRGVQIKVQQIGPGMIQQIQSMCGDCHGQGESFSSKDRCKNCNGHKVERKKKILEVHIDKGMRDGQKITFHGEGDQEPDLEPGDVIIVLDQKEHSLFKRSDDNLTMTMSIKLVEALCGFKKAINTLDDRTLVITSQPGEVIKNNDTKVIQNEGMPVYRSPYEKGQLFIQFQVEFPEKHWLPEHLMFQLERLLPPREDVLITDDTEEVELCEVDERTQQRNYSREAYDEDEEAPRGGVQCQTQ
- the idh3a gene encoding isocitrate dehydrogenase [NAD] subunit alpha, mitochondrial isoform X1, whose amino-acid sequence is MAGNAWRSAIVKLLRKWSLSISGQDKIKAKEAQHVAGALRKESKTFSRGMQTVTLIPGDGIGPEISAAVMKIFDAAQAPIQWEERNVTAIKGPGGKWVIPPDAKESMDRNKMGLKGPLKTPIAAGHPSMNLLLRKTFDLYSNVRPCVSIDGYKTPYTDVNLVTIRENTEGEYSGIEHVIVEGVVQSIKLITEQASQRIAEYAFEYARNNNRTSVTAVHKANIMRMSDGLFLRKCREAAERNKDIKFTEMYLDTVCLNMVQDPTQFDILVMPNLYGDILSDLCAGLIGGLGVTPSGNIGANGVAIFESVHGTAPDIAGKDMANPTALLLSAVMMLRHMGLHDHAKKIETACYDTIRDKKVLTGDLGGKSKCSEFTEAICQRVRDL
- the idh3a gene encoding isocitrate dehydrogenase [NAD] subunit alpha, mitochondrial isoform X2 is translated as MAGNAWRSAAQHVAGALRKESKTFSRGMQTVTLIPGDGIGPEISAAVMKIFDAAQAPIQWEERNVTAIKGPGGKWVIPPDAKESMDRNKMGLKGPLKTPIAAGHPSMNLLLRKTFDLYSNVRPCVSIDGYKTPYTDVNLVTIRENTEGEYSGIEHVIVEGVVQSIKLITEQASQRIAEYAFEYARNNNRTSVTAVHKANIMRMSDGLFLRKCREAAERNKDIKFTEMYLDTVCLNMVQDPTQFDILVMPNLYGDILSDLCAGLIGGLGVTPSGNIGANGVAIFESVHGTAPDIAGKDMANPTALLLSAVMMLRHMGLHDHAKKIETACYDTIRDKKVLTGDLGGKSKCSEFTEAICQRVRDL